The Hoplias malabaricus isolate fHopMal1 chromosome X2, fHopMal1.hap1, whole genome shotgun sequence genomic interval CTCTCCTGGTAATACTTGGCTATGAGTGTGATGTTGTGCTTGAAGGTTTCTAGTCTCTTCTCAATGGCATGAGTGTTATCATCAGGTCGACCCTGCAGCAAGGCACGTTTCTCCAGACGCTGGCGGAGCTGCTGATTGGAGCATGCCAGCAGAATCACTAGGTCTGGGGAGCCAATCTAACATCAGAAAAaagatttaaacaataaaattacTAACAGACCTAAGAGAAGTCTATCATCACAGTCAACAAAACACTTTCATTTCTCTCAGTCTTTGGTACACAGCAGCTAACCttaacattgtgtgaaaatattgAATGATAAATGGATCAAATGAAATTCTCCATAATTATTCTGAATTATATTAACATTAAGAACTGAAAGTTGGTTGTTTGAAATGTGATGAAAAGTTTGTCTTGAAACACTCGTTAGGGAAAAACTGAATTAACTGTTAATTTTGACTCATTTTGTCACTCActtatatatacaaataaaacggTTTCAATATAAAACCATTAAACACACCACTCTATTTAATCAGAAAAAGTCAAAATGtactcattttttaaataagcatACAATCAGCTCCATAACCTCAGACACCCTGGATAAAGACAGGTAACAGAaggttataaaatgtttttgtggtGTATTATCATGCTTACattcatatttcatttttcaaaatgcACCTATGAGTTCCTCTATTTCAGTGAGGTATAGATACCataacaattattttttaattttactttacTTCAGTCTTCTTTTCAGTGTGAGAAAGAGCTACTTTAATACAGAgtcatttatataaaattttcCCCCATTTTAACAAGGCTGACAATAATTATGGAGTGAAGTGAATATTACATTAGAGAAAAGCAATGAGAGATTGAATTATTCTGTAAATAATGGTTTCATATACAAGTAGCAGTCTCTAAAGGGACAGCAGTAAGCAGCAACCGTCTTATGGCAATACCTTATTAGATCGCTTTATTGAAGCCTTATTAAATTGCTCACTTGTTCTTCGAATGTGAATGCCTGTGAAATTTCCCGTGGGAATCCATCCACTATGAAGCCTTTGGCATCTTGCTTCTTGATGAACTGGTGTTTCAGCTCCTCGATTGTTGTCTCCTATGAAAATTTGATCAATTTCAAGATCAAGATCAAGGCATTTATCATCATCCATTCGACTATACAGTGCAAACTACACACATTTATGCACAGGTTTGTCAACTCTACTTTCCTTACCTTTTCTTAATAACTTAATACATCTCTAACCATTTATTAAGATATTACAAATGCAGAAAAAACCCCTCACACCAGTGACCAGTGGAACAGCATGCTCTTTTGTCCTATCATATATATTCATAGAAATCTATATTGCAGTGTACTGAAAATTATCGTAATTTGTCCTAAAGACCTACGGATACCACATGTCCAAAGGGTATTCTTTAAAATTAGCTTATCTTATTAATACAGACATTCAGCCATTGCAAATGAGCTGCAGATCACGATGCTTAAAGCCAAGTGTGGGTTGAAATAGTATAAAAGTCCCCAGCAATGGTCTGTATTGTCTAGAATGATGGGTAAGAGTTAAAGTGGTATTTTTGAGCCAAAACAAATCATCCactatcagtacctgacctcactaatggttGAATACCATCAAAACACATAATCACTGAACCCCACAAAACCTCAGCAAGAGCTCTGACTCTTTTAGCAAGGCTTTATACcagatattttaaacataagAGCATGAGTGGGATCAGGTACAGATGGTGGATGGTCCATTTTGATCCACTGTGGCTCACAAACACAATTTCAACCCATCATAGCGGTACtggctggagctccatcacCTCAGAGAATGCAGCCCACTGCTGGGGagttttatatcttttttagCCGACATTTGACAGGCATTGGGCATGATGATCTGTTCCTCAACCTTGATCAGTTACCTGCTTACTGGACAACCCACGCCCAATCCCTTATAGTTACAGTTATAGCTCCAGCTTCAAGAAGTACTGGCACTCACAGAGCCATACCTGAGGTGCCAATTCACCATTGGCAATGATCTGGGCAATAAGCTCCCATTTTCTATCACTGGGTGCATGGTGCAGCAGCTGGTTCCTCAAGATTTCCCCCACAGATACACACTCAAAATCATAATGAGCTGCGATCTTAGCTGTCTGAGTGCCCTTTCCACTGCCTGGTCCACCTGAGAAGAAAAGATAACAAGACAATTGAAAGGTACAACCAAATGGAAAAATTGCAATGAATTTCACTGGAAACAGATCAATCCACAAAggcataaataaaaacagcgaGTAAAACATCAATACAACAATCCCCAAGACCAAGTACAACAGATCAATAAAACTATGTAGCTAATCTCGGTGTTCAAGAATTTTCCAGAACTATAACAGTGATCACTCACCTATGACAAATATGATGTGTGGCCGTGGTTTAGATGGGTCAAATACATCATATTCTTGAATGAGTCCAGATGACTCTGTCATGTCAGAATCACTATCAATGGAGAACTGAGCCTGAATGGGTGGCAATCTGTCATAGCGTCTGTAAGGACCAGCACCACTGTCTAAATGAGGAAAACGATGTTGAGTACATACATGTTCATAGTATTCTTTTTgaggtacatatttatacatacataattggaaaaatattattacatGTATTGGTCTGatattagacaacaaatagCATTCTATGCTATATTCTAATGTAAATTGCTCTACACAGCTTAAGATAAGCAGTATGTCAAGACTTACATTACATTTCACTTAATTTGTATGAAGCTATGTAATAACAGTGTTTGCCTTGTTTTAAGTGAGTTTCTAAGCCTGTGCTTTCTTGCTGTCAGATTTGTCATCTATATATTTATgtcattatttataattattcttATTAATAGTGATTGTAGCAATATTTACTTCCTTTTCAATTAATAGTTTTCCTACATTTCTGTTACTGCCAATTTGttcatgtttgtttgtattaatCACATATCTGCACTATTGCTGGGCGGTTTACCAGTTTGCACCGAAAACTggcttttatttttgtcatgATATGAATTTTTCATATTCCAGCCATGCTGGTTTAAAAAGCCTAACCATGTCTGGAACACAGCACGGTGGTTAATTGTTTTATAGGGGGACGTTTTTCATTGCTGTGCCACTAAACACTCATGAAATGGAGCGCAAGTATTAGTGGAGTTGTTGAGAGGTATGAAAATGGACAGGGGAGGTTCTGAACCAGACGTTGTACCAGACAATGCAGTAGAAGATGATAAACCAGAagaatcctacagctacaccctatagttgctgtggccgtttatgattcaatcagcaaccagctacccttaacatctacggttaATCATTGAGAccatcacatgagtacccaaaccacctactgcatcactagctcttcacaggggtcatcaggtaggcaccttaGCTCctcagtgttttgctgaattaagcctaGTACCAGAaagctcaacagtgaagtctggtgtcccagacccacACCCCTCCAAGCTAATCActttactactactacaactcatcaatgcatttacctctaagcatttgctgtccaacaaacatgctaaaaccattagcacctgattatgtctccatgtatacctcccctgcgacaaactaaccttacaagctgatagaatatgcttcagcgtgccaacccctgtacataatctacaactagggtcttcacctacccactgtccaggATTTTGTGGAGTTATCATAGGACATCATAAGTTGCTCCAAGCAAACATTTAATACAACTTGCCTCCGTTGCCCACAGTTTTTGCCAAGTGATCTTTCGCTTTTCTAAATTCTCCCAGCAAAGTCACTGTCCTTGtttatcatttatttgttaaatattgttatttaatgaaGATATTTGGGACTTCTTCAGTGCAATGCAACCATTGATATACAGCCCTGGCTACTTTATAACTAAATACctcatatttgtttaaatatgttgtaaattaataaaattttctaaaaaaataaaaaataaaaaattaattgtgAGAGATTGATAACTTTAACAGAGTGTAGCTGGTTGTGAAAGTTGTGAAATTTAGCCCGTAGTTTTTAAGTTTtctgaaaaatgtgttaaataaaaggtTCTACATTTTCGCTGCAACTGTCATGCCATATGACTCCTTCACTAATTTAGTGCCACCCTCTGAAAACTGATTATGACTGTAGGGGCATGCAAACCTGTATTACATGTAATActaatgtggaaatgtttttttttatttattgtacaatgtacaattctCATGACAGTGGAGTAGGGTACTCTTAGCGACTCTACTGCAGATATTATTCTCGCAATCAATGTGGTTAACGCGTCATGCATGGGAAAAAAATTGTCAAATACCGTAATATTGAAAAATACCGTGATATAGAATTTTGGTCATACCACCCAGCACTAATCTACACTTGTATTTGAACTTGTGTCCCTTCACCTATGCACCCATACAAGACAATTACCTGTAGATCCCTAATCCATTTATTAACACGTTTGAAATTATTTGATCAAATTATATGATATGATCTCAAGCTCTGACATATTATAATGATACATTTCCTGGCAAAAGGAATAATTACAGTTGTTACTGAGACCTACCCACTTTACAGGGTGGTTTCTTTCCCTGGGCAGTGGTAATAGGTGGTAGTGGTTTTCTGTCAGGCGTGATAAAGGTATCCCAGGCTACACATTCAGGACCCCCCAGCTCCCGTGTTTTCTGCAGGCAGTTCTCCAGAAAGCCCAGAGGATCTTCGGGCCGGTGGTACATCAGACCAGTCAGCATGCTCTGCAAATGTTCACAAAGCAAAAATGTAACTCTGTTTTCATCATACCTTTAAGGCTCAGCAGAATCATCCAGTTCACTATTGCTTGGCTGACATCAAATGACACATTTGCTCTTAGTCACATTATCCAATACATCATGCTTAGAGTGAGACACTAACACAATTATTTCTAACCTTATTTACTTCACAGCTCAAAGCAAAATGTGGCAGCAAATAAatcacactcacatatatatatatatatatatatatatatatatatatatatatatatatatatatatacacacacatacaaatccACCAACCCTTCCCCAATTTGTTTATATGGATTCTTGGACCAGTCTAGATGGACAGGTgagatgaaaagagagagaaatgaatagCACAGTGGAGAAAATGATAATTGCAAATGGCCACTCTATTCAGCCCACACAGCCGTGCAGTGGACCCTTTGGCTCGTACAGGGAGGGAGGACTAAACTGGCCtctaatcagtcattttcttctTATGATGCAAATATAGACACTGTGCATTTACATGTCAATCTGCACAGCACACAGCTCATAATCAGTTACTAAATATAGCTACTGTTCAGATAGGATAGGTGACTGCATTTTTAATATCAACCCTTCCTTTTTAGAGACTCATTCTCAGTTTCGGTCTATATAATGTTTCTGATGTTTTGAACAAGGaacaaaattatgaataaaaggCTTGAATTGGACAAATAAAGTAATAACCTATAgttatattgtatattgtaaaacaaaaaagtgagatttatatgtcattcattattttaatcaaTCTCTTTCCAATTTGATGAGCTAGGAGTAAAGAGAACAGTGTAGCAGTGTACATGAGGTGACcgaatttcatttaaaaatgatgtcTTGCTACTTTACTGAACATGTTGCTTTCTCAAATAACGGTCTGCATAAACAAAATTTAGATTTGGAGATTTAAAGACATGTGTTGTACCTTTTCCTAGCAGTACATTCCATACATAATATCAGCTTGAATCAATACAAAAAAATCATAGAAATTACAGTAAGATTTTTCTGTAATAAATCGGGGTGCAATGTACATTTAGAGTAAAAACATATTAATACTGTTGAGTTTATGGTTACATGCAGTATTTGGGCCTGGTGTGTAACAAGCTTCAGGGAATGACACATGCCAGCACTAGTAACACAGGATCTAAGAACATAGatatacaatcacacacacaaatacacaaataattccCCAAAACACAACCCCAACATAAAAAGTCCCAAACACATTAAGGTGTGGAGGTGACGCTAGGCATGCTGGGAGATTCCCTTGTGAGCCCCTGGCCCTTTCAGTCCTTGGCAACCTGTACTGCCCATGATGCTTTGGTTATATAACAGTAACATTAtgatttttcacaaaaactttaATGAAAAATTAGAGTATTGGCTGTTATTAcataattaatacattcattgtctgtaaccgcttatccagtgtAGCGTCCggatcctacccggaatcactggcaggaacacaccctgaagggggcaccagtccttcacag includes:
- the LOC136676968 gene encoding adenylate kinase isoenzyme 5-like, which produces MNTNDAKEYLSKRQIPHLFESMLTGLMYHRPEDPLGFLENCLQKTRELGGPECVAWDTFITPDRKPLPPITTAQGKKPPCKVDSGAGPYRRYDRLPPIQAQFSIDSDSDMTESSGLIQEYDVFDPSKPRPHIIFVIGGPGSGKGTQTAKIAAHYDFECVSVGEILRNQLLHHAPSDRKWELIAQIIANGELAPQETTIEELKHQFIKKQDAKGFIVDGFPREISQAFTFEEQIGSPDLVILLACSNQQLRQRLEKRALLQGRPDDNTHAIEKRLETFKHNITLIAKYYQERGLIIRVDADREEDDIFTDISAIVKERLFPDEMKEEEPC